A region from the Silene latifolia isolate original U9 population chromosome 7, ASM4854445v1, whole genome shotgun sequence genome encodes:
- the LOC141589940 gene encoding protein FAR1-RELATED SEQUENCE 5-like, producing the protein MGDGSSTASTVTRRVKITRIGCRAYVRFALLHGLDGPAMIDEFSEVHNHRLTSVCNRDLDKISRSLDMFQKTLILDNSKLNIGAGLTFRQVKELVNGYENIGATLIDFKNFQRDIKCYIGLRDADLFIDRLEKLKATQPQFYFAYGVDPQNRLTKFFWADATCIRNYSFFGDAVSFDPTYGTNKLSFVFKTARHRYCMWHITQNITDKVGSALCRDTDFLARFNAVVWDPDMEPSEFEEKWQKVISDFELEDNDWLTTMFDDVHH; encoded by the exons ATGGGTGATGGTTCGTCCACAGCTAGTACAGTTACACGGCGAGTTAAAATCACAAGAATTGGATGCCGAGCGTACGTCAGATTTGCCCTTCTACATGGCCTTGATGGCCCAGCTATGATTGATGAGTTTTCTGAAGTCCACAATCATCGTCTCACCTCTGTCTGTAACAGAGATCTCGATAAGATTTCACGATCCCTTGATATGTTCCAGAAGACGCTTATCTTGGACAACTCCAAGTTGAATATTGGCGCTGGATTGACCTTTAGACAGGTTAAGGAACTTGTCAATGGGTATGAAAATATCGGTGCTAcattgatagattttaagaactttcaaagAGATATCAAGTGCTACATTGGGTTAAGAGATGCTGACCTTTTCATCGATCGACTCGAGAAACTCAAAGCGACCCAACCCCAGTTCTACTTCGCCTATGGTGTTGATCCGCAAAACCGTCTAACAAAGTTCTTTTGGGCTGATGCTACATGTATTAGAAACTACTCATTCTTTGGGGATGCTGTGAGCTTCGACCCTACTTACGGAACcaacaa GCTTTCCTTCGTTTTCAAGACAGCTAGGCATcgttattgtatgtggcatattacaCAAAATATCACGGACAAAGTTGGTTCAGCACTCTGCAGAGACACGGACTTCCTTGCTCGCTTCAACGCCGTTGTTTGGGACCCTGATATGGAGCCGTCGGAGTTCGAAGAGAAGTGGCAGAAGGTCATTTCAGATTTCGAGCTGGAagataatgattggttgactacaaTGTTCGACGACGTACACCATTGA